The following proteins come from a genomic window of Nautilia profundicola AmH:
- a CDS encoding ATP citrate lyase citrate-binding domain-containing protein, giving the protein MAQKPIREYDGKKLFAQNWDKYFSGLNYPFESVLVTSGDELRAKAKEPGYEWLNEKPLVAKPDMLFGKRGKNNLVLFKVNKPGDVTLEDAAKWIDEKRSGKVTLLSGQSGELTHFIVEPFTPHSEDEEYYIAATTFDEVNDVLYLSAHGGMEVEENWDKVTEVKIPIDASDEEIEKLVKENIPADIPADKKDVYANFAINFYKFFRDLNFAYLEINPVVIVGNNVYLLDLVARLDDTAGFMMKDKWGDIEFPTPFGMPEKSPEEKAIAEADAKSGASLKLTILNPKGRIWTLVAGGGASVVYADTIADMAGGVEDLANYGEYSGGPTTDETRFYTETVLDLMTREKDPKGRDKILIIGGAIANFTDVAKTFTGIIQAFEKYADKMKDVGTRIYVRRGGPNYEKGLKDIKAAAERLGLPIEVYGPETHITDIVRMALEEDKKGAN; this is encoded by the coding sequence ATGGCTCAAAAACCGATTCGTGAATATGACGGAAAAAAACTTTTTGCCCAAAATTGGGATAAATATTTTAGCGGACTTAACTATCCGTTTGAAAGTGTTCTTGTTACAAGTGGAGATGAGTTAAGAGCAAAAGCAAAAGAACCAGGATATGAGTGGTTAAATGAAAAACCTTTAGTTGCTAAGCCAGATATGCTGTTTGGTAAAAGAGGTAAAAACAACTTAGTTTTATTTAAAGTTAACAAACCTGGAGATGTTACTTTAGAAGATGCGGCTAAATGGATTGATGAAAAAAGAAGCGGTAAAGTAACACTTCTTAGCGGACAAAGCGGTGAGCTGACTCACTTTATCGTAGAGCCTTTCACACCTCATAGTGAAGATGAAGAGTATTACATTGCGGCTACAACTTTCGATGAAGTAAACGATGTATTATACCTTTCAGCTCATGGTGGTATGGAAGTTGAAGAAAACTGGGATAAAGTTACTGAAGTAAAAATTCCTATCGATGCAAGTGACGAAGAAATCGAAAAACTTGTAAAAGAAAATATCCCTGCAGACATTCCTGCTGACAAAAAAGACGTATATGCAAACTTTGCAATTAATTTCTACAAATTCTTTAGAGATCTAAACTTTGCATATCTTGAAATTAACCCTGTAGTTATCGTAGGAAACAATGTTTATCTACTTGACCTTGTTGCAAGATTAGACGATACTGCCGGATTTATGATGAAAGACAAATGGGGTGATATCGAATTCCCAACACCATTCGGAATGCCTGAAAAATCACCTGAAGAAAAAGCTATTGCAGAAGCAGATGCAAAAAGTGGTGCTTCACTTAAACTTACAATTCTTAACCCTAAAGGTAGAATCTGGACACTTGTAGCCGGTGGTGGTGCTTCAGTTGTTTATGCTGATACTATTGCTGATATGGCTGGTGGAGTTGAAGATTTAGCAAACTATGGAGAATATTCTGGTGGTCCGACTACTGATGAAACAAGATTCTATACTGAAACAGTACTTGATTTAATGACAAGAGAAAAAGACCCAAAAGGTAGAGATAAAATCTTAATCATTGGTGGTGCGATTGCAAACTTTACAGACGTAGCAAAAACATTTACAGGTATTATCCAAGCATTTGAAAAATATGCTGATAAAATGAAAGATGTTGGAACAAGAATTTACGTAAGAAGAGGTGGACCAAACTACGAAAAAGGTTTAAAAGATATTAAAGCGGCAGCTGAAAGACTTGGACTTCCTATTGAAGTTTACGGACCAGAAACTCACATTACTGATATCGTAAGAATGGCACTTGAAGAAGATAAAAAAGGAGCGAACTAA